The following proteins are co-located in the Eubalaena glacialis isolate mEubGla1 chromosome 14, mEubGla1.1.hap2.+ XY, whole genome shotgun sequence genome:
- the DQX1 gene encoding ATP-dependent RNA helicase DQX1, producing MASQVLGLEEETGPNPGESELAVNPFDGLPFSSRYYELLEQRRSLPIWAARFIFLEQLESSPSGVVLVSGEPGSGKSTQIPQWCAEFVLARGFQKGRVTVTQPYPLAALSLALQVADEMDLTLGHEVGYSIPQEDCTGPDTLLRFCWDRLLLQEVASTRGTGAWGVLVLDEAQERSVASDLLQGLLRDARLGNLPGNPRVVVVTDPALEPKLQAFWGNPPIVHVLGETGRCPTPVYRDTVPTDRVEAACQAVLELCRKEAPGDVLVYLPSEEEISLCCESLSRDGGSLEDQGPPPRVLPLHPGCGQAVQAVYEDIESGARKVVVTHWLADFSFSLPSIRHVIDSGLELRSVYNPQIRAESQVLRPISKCQAEARRLRATGILPGSCLCLYPKSFLELEAPPLPKPRVCEENLSPLILLLKRRQIVEPGECHFLDRPAPEALMQALEDLDYLAALDDNGDLSDLGVILSEFPLAPDLAKALLASCEFDCVDEMLTLAAMLTAAPGFTRPPLCAEEAALRRALEHVDGDHSSLIQVYEAFIQSGADKAWCQARGLNWAALCQAHKLRGELLELMQRIELPLSQPAFGSEQNRRDLQKALVSGYFLKVARDTDGTGNYLLLTHKHVAQLSPYCCYRSRRAPARPPPWVLYHNFFISKDNCLSIVSEIQPQMLVELAPPYFLSNLPPSESRDFLNQLREEMADSSTGSESPSTQELGDACVLQ from the exons ATGGCCTCTCAGGTTCTCGGGCTGGAAGAAGAGACTGGCCCAAACCCTGGGGAGTCTGAACTGGCTGTGAACCCCTTTGACGGGCTCCCCTTCTCTTCCCGCTACTACGAGCTGCTTGAGCAGCGCCGATCCTTGCCTATCTGGGCTGCTCGCTTTATCTTCTTGGAGCAGTTGGAGAGTAGCCCCAGTGGAGTGGTGCTGGTGTCTGGAGAGCCTGGCTCTGGCAAGAGCACCCAG ATCCCACAGTGGTGTGCAGAGTTTGTGCTGGCCAGGGGTTTCCAGAAGGGCCGGGTAACTGTGACTCAGCCCTACCCTCTGGCAGCCCTGAGCTTGGCCCTGCAAGTTGCTGATGAAATGGACCTGACCCTGGGTCATGAGGTTGGATACAGCATCCCCCAAGAGGACTGCACTGGGCCTGACACCCTGCTCAG GTTCTGCTGGGACAGGCTGCTTCTGCAGGAGGTGGCCTCGACCCGGGGCACTGGAGCGTGGGGTGTGCTGGTGCTGGATGAGGCTCAGGAGCGGTCAGTGGCCTCAGATTTGCTCCAGGGGCTCCTGCGAGATGCCAGGCTGGGAAACCTTCCAGGGAACCCCAGAGTGGTTGTAGTTACTGACCCAGCCCTCGAACCTAAGCTCCAGGCCTTCTGGGGCAATCCTCCTATTGTACATGTACTTGGAGAGACTGGCAGGTGTCCCACTCCCGTCTACAGGGACACTGTCCCTACTGATAGAGTGGAAGCTGCCTGCCAAGCTGTGCTTGAATTGTGTCGGAAGGAGGCTCCAGGAGATGTGCTAGTGTACCTGCCCAGTGAGGAG GAAATTTCCCTGTGCTGTGAGTCCTTGTCCAGGGATGGGGGGTCCTTGGAGGACCAAGGGCCTCCACCACGGGTGCTGCCCCTTCACCCAGGCTGTGGACAAGCTGTTCAGGCTGTGTATGAGGACATAGAATCGGGTGCCCGAAAGGTTGTGGTCACTCACTGGCTGGCCgacttctccttctccctcccttccatccgACATGTCATTGACTCAGGACTGGAGCTTCGAAGT GTTTACAATCCTCAGATCCGAGCAGAATCCCAAGTGTTGAGACCAATCAGCAAGTGTCAGGCAGAGGCAAGACGACTGCGGGCAACAGGGATCCTACCAG GATCCTGCCTCTGCCTGTATCCTAAGTCCTTCCTAGAACTAGAGGCTCCCCCGCTGCCCAAACCCAGGGTGTGTGAGGAGAATCTGAGCCCCCTGATATTACTACTAAAGAGGAGACAGATTGTAGAGCCAGGAGAGTGTCACTTCCTGGACCGGCCTG CTCCAGAAGCACTGATGCAGGCCCTGGAAGATTTAGACTATCTGGCAGCCCTGGATGATAATGGGGACCTGTCAGACCTGGGAGTCATCCTATCAGAATTTCCCCTGGCCCCTGATCTGGCCAAAGCCCTGCTGGCCTCGTGCGAGTTTGACTGTGTGGATGAGATGCTCACCCTGGCCGCCATGCTCACTG CTGCCCCTGGGTTTACTCGTCCTCCACTCTGTGCAGAAGAAGCTGCCCTGCGTCGGGCACTAGAACACGTGGATGGTGATCACAGCTCTCTGATCCAGGTGTATGAAGCCTTTATACAGA GTGGAGCAGACAAGGCTTGGTGCCAGGCTCGGGGTCTAAATTGGGCAGCATTGTGCCAAGCCCATAAACTTCGGGGAGAACTCCTAGAACTCATGCAACGGATTGAACTTCCCTTGTCTCAACCAGCCTTTGGCTCTGAGCAGAATCGCAGAGACCTTCAGAAAGCACTGGTGTCAGGATACTTCCTTAAG GTGGCCCGAGACACAGATGGAACTGGAAATTACCTGCTCCTAACCCATAAGCATGTGGCCCAGCTCTCCCCATACTGCTGCTACCGAAGCCGCAGGGCTCCTGCCAGACCCCCGCCCTGGGTGCTTTACCACAATTTCTTCATTTCCAAAGACAACTGCCTTTCCATTGTTTCTGAGATTCAACCACAGAT GCTGGTGGAATTGGCCCCTCCATACTTCCTGAGTAACTTGCCCCCTAGTGAGAGCAGAGACTTCCTGAACCAGCTGAGGGAAGAAATGGCAGATTCTTCAACAGGGAGTGAATCTCCCTCCACCCAAGAGCTTGGAGATGCCTGTGTCCTGCAGTGA
- the AUP1 gene encoding lipid droplet-regulating VLDL assembly factor AUP1 isoform X1, giving the protein MPEDSAFPRAPAAGCEDGGGGGPAPLKRRQWSLPRRRGRSGSLIRTGSRVTASCFSRCCSTLQSGSASSSCASFLGSTSSWSAARYQTASFAGSDPGARGGSGLGLAGGRAVTTACVPRFVVRTMCAVLGLVARQEDSGLRDHRVRVLISNHVTPFDHNIVNLLTSCSTPLLNSPPSFVCWSRGFMEMDGRGELVESLKRFCASTRLPPTPLLLFPEEEATNGREGLLRFSSWPFSIQDVVQPLTLRVQRPLVSVTVSDASWVSELLWSLFVPFTVYQVRWLRPVHRQLGEGSEEFSLRVQQLVAKELGQTGTQLTPADKAEHMKRQRHPRLRPQSAQSSFPPSPGPSSDVQLATLAQRVKEVLPHVPLGVIQRDLARTGCVDLTITNLLEGAVTFMPEDITERTQALPTASTPKFPSSGPATPQPTALTFAKSSWARQESLQERKQALYEYARRRFTERQAQEAD; this is encoded by the exons ATGCCCGAAGACTCCGCCTTCCCAAGAGCCCCTGCGGCGGGGTGCGaagatggcggcggcggcggcccggcACCCCTAAAGCGGCGGCAATGGAGCCTCCCCCGTCGCCGGGGCCGGAGCGGCTCTTTGATTCGCACCG GCTCCCGGGTGACGGCTTCCTGCTTCTCGCGCTGCTGCTCTACGCTCCAGTCGGGTTCTGCCTCCTCGTCCTGCGCGTCTTTCTTGGGATCCACGTCTTCCTGGTCAGCTGCGCGCTACCAGACAGCGTCCTTCGCAGGTTCCGACCCGGGCGCTCGGGGAGGGTCGGGGCTGGGCCTGGCCGGAGGCCGCGCAGTCACCACTGCCTGCGTTCCCAGGTTCGTGGTGCGGACCATGTGTGCAGTGCTGGGGCTCGTGGCCCGGCAGGAGGACTCCGGACTCCGAGATCACCGCGTCAGGGTCCTCATTTCCAACCACGTCACACCTTTCGACCACAACATAGTCAACCTGCTCACCAGCTGTAGCACC CCTCTACTCAATAGTCCCCCCAGCTTTGTGTGCTGGTCTCGGGGCTTCATGGAGATGGATGGGCGGGGGGAGTTGGTGGAGTCACTCAAGAGATTCTGTGCTTCAACGaggcttccccccacccctctgctGCTATTCCCCGAGGAAGAGGCCACCAATGGCCGGGAGGGGCTCCTGCGCTTCAG TTCCTGGCCATTTTCTATCCAGGATGTGGTACAGCCTCTTACCCTGCGAGTCCAGAGACCCCTAGTTTCTGTG ACGGTGTCAGATGCCTCCTGGGTCTCAGAACTGCTGTGGTCACTTTTCGTCCCTTTCACGGTGTATCAAGTAAG GTGGCTTCGTCCTGTTCATcgacagctgggggaggggagtgaggagtTCTCCCTCCGTGTACAACAG CTGGTGGCCAAAGAGTTGGGCCAGACAGGGACACAACTCACTCCAGCAGACAAAGCAGAGCACATGAAGCGACAGAGACACCCCAGATTGCGCCCCCAGTCAG CCCagtcttctttccctccctcccctggccctTCTTCTGATGTGCAGTTGGCAACTCTGGCTCAGAGAGTGAAGGAGGTTTTACCCCATGTGCCACTGGGTGTCATCCAGAGAGACCTGG CCAGGACTGGCTGTGTAGACTTGACTATCACTAATCTGCTTGAGGGAGCTGTAACTTTCATGCCTGAAGACATCACTGAGAGGACCCAGGCCCTTCCCACAGCCTCCACCCCCAAG TTCCCCAGCTCTGGCCCGGCGACCCCTCAGCCCACAGCCCTAACATTTGCTAAGTCTTCCTGGGCCCGGCAGGAGAGTCTACAGGAGCGCAAGCAGGCGCTGTATGAATACGCAAGAAG GAGATTCACAGAGAGGCAGGCCCAGGAGGCTGACTGA
- the PCGF1 gene encoding polycomb group RING finger protein 1 isoform X2 translates to MASPQGGQIAIAMRLRNQLQSVYKMDPLRNEEEVRVKIKDLNEHIVCCLCAGYFVDATTITECLHTFCKSCIVKYLQTSKYCPMCNIKIHETQPLLNLKLDRVMQDIVYKLVPGLQDSEEKRIREFYQSRGLDRVTQPSGEEPALSNLGLPFSSFDHSKAHYYRYDEQLSLCLERLSSGKDKNKSVLQNKYVRCSVRAEVRHLRRVLCHRLMLNPQHVQLLFDNEVLPDHMTMKQIWLSRWFGKPSPLLLQYSVKEKRR, encoded by the exons ATGGCGTCTCCTCAGGGGGGCCAGATTGCGATCGCGATGAGGCTTCGGAATCAGCTCCAGTCAGTGTACAAGATGGACCCGCTACGGAACGAG GAGGAGGTCCGAGTAAAGATCAAAGACTTGAATGAGCACATCGTCTGTTGCCTGTGCGCAGGGTACTTCGTGGATGCCACCACCATAACAGAGTGTCTTCATACGT TCTGCAAGAGTTGTATTGTGAAGTACCTCCAAACCAGCAAGTACTGCCCCATGTGCAACATCAAGATCCACGAGACACAGCCACTGCTCAACCTCAAACTGGACCGGGTCATGCAGGACATCGTGTACAAGCTAGTGCCAGGCTTGCAAGACA GTGAAGAGAAACGGATCCGAGAATTCTACCAGTCCCGAGGCTTGGACCGGGTCACCCAGCCCAGCGGGGAAG AGCCAGCCCTGAGCAACCTTGGCCTCCCCTTCAGCAGCTTCGACCACTCAAAAGCCCACTACTATCGCTATGATGAGCAGCTGAGCCTATGCCTGGAGCGGCTGAG TTCTGGCAAAGACAAGAATAAAAGCGTCCTGCAG aacaAATATGTCCGATGTTCTGTTAGAGCTGAAGTTCGCCATCTCCGGAGGGTGCTATGTCACCGCTTGATGCTAAATCCCCAGCAT GTGCAGCTCCTTTTTGACAATGAAGTTCTCCCTGATCACATGACCATGAAGCAGATATGGCTCTCCCGCTGGTTCGGCAAG CCATCCCCTTTGCTTTTACAATACAGTGTGAAAGAGAAGAGGAGGTAG
- the LBX2 gene encoding transcription factor LBX2 has protein sequence MSSGSEPRTPRTPFSIADILGPRMVPRGPSASQLPESNQGPTSPLCALEELTSKTFRVLDGHAPQPSEGRAAPGALGPGRAGRRRRKSRTAFTAQQVLELERRFVFQKYLAPSERDGLAARLGLANAQVVTWFQNRRAKLKRDVEEMRADLASLRSLSPEIQCRLALPDAAPGLCPGPARPDSGPQLSDEEIQVDD, from the exons ATGAGCTCGGGATCCGAGCCCCGGACACCCCGGACACCCTTCAGCATCGCAGACATCCTAGGCCCGCGCATGGTTCCCCGAGGACCCTCTGCGTCGCAGCTTCCAGAGTCGAACCAAGGTCCCACGTCGCCGCTGTGCGCGCTGGAGGAGCTGACTAGTAAAACTTTCCGCGTACTTGACGGGCACGCTCCGCAGCCCTCTGAAG GCCGCGCGGCCCCAGGCGCGCTGGGCCCTGGCCGGGCCGGCCGCAGACGGCGGAAGTCACGCACGGCGTTCACCGCGCAGCAGGTGCTGGAGCTGGAGCGGCGCTTTGTTTTCCAGAAGTACCTGGCACCGTCCGAGCGTGACGGGCTGGCGGCGAGGCTCGGCTTGGCCAACGCGCAGGTCGTCACGTGGTTCCAGAACCGGCGAGCCAAGCTCAAGCGCGACGTGGAGGAGATGCGCGCCGACCTGGCCTCGCTGCGCTCGCTGTCCCCCGAAATCCAATGCCGCCTCGCGCTGCCTGACGCCGCCCCAGGCCTCTGCCCTGGCCCCGCCCGGCCTGACTCTGGGCCCCAATTGTCAGACGAGGAGATACAGGTGGACGATTGA
- the AUP1 gene encoding lipid droplet-regulating VLDL assembly factor AUP1 isoform X2 produces the protein MPEDSAFPRAPAAGCEDGGGGGPAPLKRRQWSLPRRRGRSGSLIRTGSRVTASCFSRCCSTLQSGSASSSCASFLGSTSSWSAARYQTASFAGSDPGARGGSGLGLAGGRAVTTACVPRFVVRTMCAVLGLVARQEDSGLRDHRVRVLISNHVTPFDHNIVNLLTSCSTPLLNSPPSFVCWSRGFMEMDGRGELVESLKRFCASTRLPPTPLLLFPEEEATNGREGLLRFSSWPFSIQDVVQPLTLRVQRPLVSVTVSDASWVSELLWSLFVPFTVYQVRWLRPVHRQLGEGSEEFSLRVQQLVAKELGQTGTQLTPADKAEHMKRQRHPRLRPQSAQSSFPPSPGPSSDVQLATLAQRVKEVLPHVPLGVIQRDLARTGCVDLTITNLLEGAVTFMPEDITERTQALPTASTPKAFDACLMMMTSQAL, from the exons ATGCCCGAAGACTCCGCCTTCCCAAGAGCCCCTGCGGCGGGGTGCGaagatggcggcggcggcggcccggcACCCCTAAAGCGGCGGCAATGGAGCCTCCCCCGTCGCCGGGGCCGGAGCGGCTCTTTGATTCGCACCG GCTCCCGGGTGACGGCTTCCTGCTTCTCGCGCTGCTGCTCTACGCTCCAGTCGGGTTCTGCCTCCTCGTCCTGCGCGTCTTTCTTGGGATCCACGTCTTCCTGGTCAGCTGCGCGCTACCAGACAGCGTCCTTCGCAGGTTCCGACCCGGGCGCTCGGGGAGGGTCGGGGCTGGGCCTGGCCGGAGGCCGCGCAGTCACCACTGCCTGCGTTCCCAGGTTCGTGGTGCGGACCATGTGTGCAGTGCTGGGGCTCGTGGCCCGGCAGGAGGACTCCGGACTCCGAGATCACCGCGTCAGGGTCCTCATTTCCAACCACGTCACACCTTTCGACCACAACATAGTCAACCTGCTCACCAGCTGTAGCACC CCTCTACTCAATAGTCCCCCCAGCTTTGTGTGCTGGTCTCGGGGCTTCATGGAGATGGATGGGCGGGGGGAGTTGGTGGAGTCACTCAAGAGATTCTGTGCTTCAACGaggcttccccccacccctctgctGCTATTCCCCGAGGAAGAGGCCACCAATGGCCGGGAGGGGCTCCTGCGCTTCAG TTCCTGGCCATTTTCTATCCAGGATGTGGTACAGCCTCTTACCCTGCGAGTCCAGAGACCCCTAGTTTCTGTG ACGGTGTCAGATGCCTCCTGGGTCTCAGAACTGCTGTGGTCACTTTTCGTCCCTTTCACGGTGTATCAAGTAAG GTGGCTTCGTCCTGTTCATcgacagctgggggaggggagtgaggagtTCTCCCTCCGTGTACAACAG CTGGTGGCCAAAGAGTTGGGCCAGACAGGGACACAACTCACTCCAGCAGACAAAGCAGAGCACATGAAGCGACAGAGACACCCCAGATTGCGCCCCCAGTCAG CCCagtcttctttccctccctcccctggccctTCTTCTGATGTGCAGTTGGCAACTCTGGCTCAGAGAGTGAAGGAGGTTTTACCCCATGTGCCACTGGGTGTCATCCAGAGAGACCTGG CCAGGACTGGCTGTGTAGACTTGACTATCACTAATCTGCTTGAGGGAGCTGTAACTTTCATGCCTGAAGACATCACTGAGAGGACCCAGGCCCTTCCCACAGCCTCCACCCCCAAG GCATTCGATGCGTGTTTAATGATGATGACTTCGCAAGCCCTCTGA
- the TLX2 gene encoding T-cell leukemia homeobox protein 2: protein MEPAVLASHNLPHHEPISFGIDQILSCPEPPGSGLGPGRAGQGHGESAAFSGGFHGASSYGPAGSLAPLPGSSGVGPGGVIRVPAHRPLPVQPPAGGAPAVPGPSGLGGAGGLAGLTFPWMDSGRRYAKDRLTAALSPFSGTRRIGHPYQNRTPPKRKKPRTSFSRSQVLELERRFLRQKYLASAERAALAKALRMTDAQVKTWFQNRRTKWRRQTAEEREAERHRAGRLLLHLQQDALPRPLRPPLPPDPLCLHNSSLFALQNLQPWAEDNKVASVSGLASVV from the exons ATGGAGCCGGCGGTGCTGGCCTCGCACAACCTCCCGCACCACGAGCCAATCAGCTTCGGAATCGATCAGATCCTGAGCTGCCCGGAACCCCCCGGGAGCGGCCTAGGCCCGGGTCGAGCGGGCCAGGGCCATGGGGAGAGTGCGGCGTTCTCGGGTGGATTTCACGGAGCCTCAAGCTACGGTCCCGCGGGCTCGCTGGCCCCGCTACCAGGCAGCTCTGGTGTGGGCCCGGGCGGCGTGATCCGCGTCCCGGCGCACCGCCCGCTGCCAGTGCAGCCGCCCGCGGGAGGCGCGCCTGCTGTTCCTGGACCCTCGGGTTTGGGCGGCGCCGGGGGCCTAGCGGGACTCACCTTCCCTTGGATGGACAGCGGCCGCCGCTATGCCAAGGACCGGCTCACTG CGGCGCTCTCGCCCTTCTCCGGGACGCGCCGTATAGGTCACCCCTACCAAAACCGGACCCCCCCAAAGCGGAAGAAGCCGCGCACATCCTTCTCCCGCTCGCAGGTGCTGGAGCTGGAGCGGCGCTTCCTGCGCCAGAAGTACCTGGCCTCGGCCGAGAGGGCGGCGCTGGCCAAGGCCCTGCGCATGACCGACGCGCAGGTCAAGACGTGGTTCCAGAACCGGCGCACCAAGTGGCG GCGCCAGACGGCCGAGGAGCGCGAGGCAGAGCGGCACCGTGCGGGCCGACTGCTTCTGCACCTCCAGCAGGACGCACTACCGCGGCCGCTACGGCCGCCGCTGCCCCCGGACCCGCTCTGCCTGCACAACTCGTCGCTCTTCGCGCTGCAGAACCTGCAGCCCTGGGCCGAGGACAACAAGGTGGCTTCCGTGTCCGGGCTCGCCTCAGTGGTGTGA
- the PCGF1 gene encoding polycomb group RING finger protein 1 isoform X1 translates to MASPQGGQIAIAMRLRNQLQSVYKMDPLRNEEEVRVKIKDLNEHIVCCLCAGYFVDATTITECLHTFCKSCIVKYLQTSKYCPMCNIKIHETQPLLNLKLDRVMQDIVYKLVPGLQDSEEKRIREFYQSRGLDRVTQPSGEEPALSNLGLPFSSFDHSKAHYYRYDEQLSLCLERLSSGKDKNKSVLQNKYVRCSVRAEVRHLRRVLCHRLMLNPQHVQLLFDNEVLPDHMTMKQIWLSRWFGKVSQCQGSLQGRGRLRGPLG, encoded by the exons ATGGCGTCTCCTCAGGGGGGCCAGATTGCGATCGCGATGAGGCTTCGGAATCAGCTCCAGTCAGTGTACAAGATGGACCCGCTACGGAACGAG GAGGAGGTCCGAGTAAAGATCAAAGACTTGAATGAGCACATCGTCTGTTGCCTGTGCGCAGGGTACTTCGTGGATGCCACCACCATAACAGAGTGTCTTCATACGT TCTGCAAGAGTTGTATTGTGAAGTACCTCCAAACCAGCAAGTACTGCCCCATGTGCAACATCAAGATCCACGAGACACAGCCACTGCTCAACCTCAAACTGGACCGGGTCATGCAGGACATCGTGTACAAGCTAGTGCCAGGCTTGCAAGACA GTGAAGAGAAACGGATCCGAGAATTCTACCAGTCCCGAGGCTTGGACCGGGTCACCCAGCCCAGCGGGGAAG AGCCAGCCCTGAGCAACCTTGGCCTCCCCTTCAGCAGCTTCGACCACTCAAAAGCCCACTACTATCGCTATGATGAGCAGCTGAGCCTATGCCTGGAGCGGCTGAG TTCTGGCAAAGACAAGAATAAAAGCGTCCTGCAG aacaAATATGTCCGATGTTCTGTTAGAGCTGAAGTTCGCCATCTCCGGAGGGTGCTATGTCACCGCTTGATGCTAAATCCCCAGCAT GTGCAGCTCCTTTTTGACAATGAAGTTCTCCCTGATCACATGACCATGAAGCAGATATGGCTCTCCCGCTGGTTCGGCAAGGTGAGCCAGTGCCAAGGCAGtctccagggcaggggcaggctgAGGGGGCCGCTTGGGTAA
- the AUP1 gene encoding lipid droplet-regulating VLDL assembly factor AUP1 isoform X3, whose translation MEPPPSPGPERLFDSHRLPGDGFLLLALLLYAPVGFCLLVLRVFLGIHVFLVSCALPDSVLRRFVVRTMCAVLGLVARQEDSGLRDHRVRVLISNHVTPFDHNIVNLLTSCSTPLLNSPPSFVCWSRGFMEMDGRGELVESLKRFCASTRLPPTPLLLFPEEEATNGREGLLRFSSWPFSIQDVVQPLTLRVQRPLVSVTVSDASWVSELLWSLFVPFTVYQVRWLRPVHRQLGEGSEEFSLRVQQLVAKELGQTGTQLTPADKAEHMKRQRHPRLRPQSAQSSFPPSPGPSSDVQLATLAQRVKEVLPHVPLGVIQRDLARTGCVDLTITNLLEGAVTFMPEDITERTQALPTASTPKAFDACLMMMTSQAL comes from the exons ATGGAGCCTCCCCCGTCGCCGGGGCCGGAGCGGCTCTTTGATTCGCACCG GCTCCCGGGTGACGGCTTCCTGCTTCTCGCGCTGCTGCTCTACGCTCCAGTCGGGTTCTGCCTCCTCGTCCTGCGCGTCTTTCTTGGGATCCACGTCTTCCTGGTCAGCTGCGCGCTACCAGACAGCGTCCTTCGCAG GTTCGTGGTGCGGACCATGTGTGCAGTGCTGGGGCTCGTGGCCCGGCAGGAGGACTCCGGACTCCGAGATCACCGCGTCAGGGTCCTCATTTCCAACCACGTCACACCTTTCGACCACAACATAGTCAACCTGCTCACCAGCTGTAGCACC CCTCTACTCAATAGTCCCCCCAGCTTTGTGTGCTGGTCTCGGGGCTTCATGGAGATGGATGGGCGGGGGGAGTTGGTGGAGTCACTCAAGAGATTCTGTGCTTCAACGaggcttccccccacccctctgctGCTATTCCCCGAGGAAGAGGCCACCAATGGCCGGGAGGGGCTCCTGCGCTTCAG TTCCTGGCCATTTTCTATCCAGGATGTGGTACAGCCTCTTACCCTGCGAGTCCAGAGACCCCTAGTTTCTGTG ACGGTGTCAGATGCCTCCTGGGTCTCAGAACTGCTGTGGTCACTTTTCGTCCCTTTCACGGTGTATCAAGTAAG GTGGCTTCGTCCTGTTCATcgacagctgggggaggggagtgaggagtTCTCCCTCCGTGTACAACAG CTGGTGGCCAAAGAGTTGGGCCAGACAGGGACACAACTCACTCCAGCAGACAAAGCAGAGCACATGAAGCGACAGAGACACCCCAGATTGCGCCCCCAGTCAG CCCagtcttctttccctccctcccctggccctTCTTCTGATGTGCAGTTGGCAACTCTGGCTCAGAGAGTGAAGGAGGTTTTACCCCATGTGCCACTGGGTGTCATCCAGAGAGACCTGG CCAGGACTGGCTGTGTAGACTTGACTATCACTAATCTGCTTGAGGGAGCTGTAACTTTCATGCCTGAAGACATCACTGAGAGGACCCAGGCCCTTCCCACAGCCTCCACCCCCAAG GCATTCGATGCGTGTTTAATGATGATGACTTCGCAAGCCCTCTGA
- the AUP1 gene encoding lipid droplet-regulating VLDL assembly factor AUP1 isoform X4, with the protein MEPPPSPGPERLFDSHRLPGDGFLLLALLLYAPVGFCLLVLRVFLGIHVFLVSCALPDSVLRRFVVRTMCAVLGLVARQEDSGLRDHRVRVLISNHVTPFDHNIVNLLTSCSTPLLNSPPSFVCWSRGFMEMDGRGELVESLKRFCASTRLPPTPLLLFPEEEATNGREGLLRFSSWPFSIQDVVQPLTLRVQRPLVSVTVSDASWVSELLWSLFVPFTVYQVRWLRPVHRQLGEGSEEFSLRVQQLVAKELGQTGTQLTPADKAEHMKRQRHPRLRPQSAQSSFPPSPGPSSDVQLATLAQRVKEVLPHVPLGVIQRDLARTGCVDLTITNLLEGAVTFMPEDITERTQALPTASTPKFPSSGPATPQPTALTFAKSSWARQESLQERKQALYEYARRRFTERQAQEAD; encoded by the exons ATGGAGCCTCCCCCGTCGCCGGGGCCGGAGCGGCTCTTTGATTCGCACCG GCTCCCGGGTGACGGCTTCCTGCTTCTCGCGCTGCTGCTCTACGCTCCAGTCGGGTTCTGCCTCCTCGTCCTGCGCGTCTTTCTTGGGATCCACGTCTTCCTGGTCAGCTGCGCGCTACCAGACAGCGTCCTTCGCAG GTTCGTGGTGCGGACCATGTGTGCAGTGCTGGGGCTCGTGGCCCGGCAGGAGGACTCCGGACTCCGAGATCACCGCGTCAGGGTCCTCATTTCCAACCACGTCACACCTTTCGACCACAACATAGTCAACCTGCTCACCAGCTGTAGCACC CCTCTACTCAATAGTCCCCCCAGCTTTGTGTGCTGGTCTCGGGGCTTCATGGAGATGGATGGGCGGGGGGAGTTGGTGGAGTCACTCAAGAGATTCTGTGCTTCAACGaggcttccccccacccctctgctGCTATTCCCCGAGGAAGAGGCCACCAATGGCCGGGAGGGGCTCCTGCGCTTCAG TTCCTGGCCATTTTCTATCCAGGATGTGGTACAGCCTCTTACCCTGCGAGTCCAGAGACCCCTAGTTTCTGTG ACGGTGTCAGATGCCTCCTGGGTCTCAGAACTGCTGTGGTCACTTTTCGTCCCTTTCACGGTGTATCAAGTAAG GTGGCTTCGTCCTGTTCATcgacagctgggggaggggagtgaggagtTCTCCCTCCGTGTACAACAG CTGGTGGCCAAAGAGTTGGGCCAGACAGGGACACAACTCACTCCAGCAGACAAAGCAGAGCACATGAAGCGACAGAGACACCCCAGATTGCGCCCCCAGTCAG CCCagtcttctttccctccctcccctggccctTCTTCTGATGTGCAGTTGGCAACTCTGGCTCAGAGAGTGAAGGAGGTTTTACCCCATGTGCCACTGGGTGTCATCCAGAGAGACCTGG CCAGGACTGGCTGTGTAGACTTGACTATCACTAATCTGCTTGAGGGAGCTGTAACTTTCATGCCTGAAGACATCACTGAGAGGACCCAGGCCCTTCCCACAGCCTCCACCCCCAAG TTCCCCAGCTCTGGCCCGGCGACCCCTCAGCCCACAGCCCTAACATTTGCTAAGTCTTCCTGGGCCCGGCAGGAGAGTCTACAGGAGCGCAAGCAGGCGCTGTATGAATACGCAAGAAG GAGATTCACAGAGAGGCAGGCCCAGGAGGCTGACTGA